In Paracoccus sp. TOH, a single window of DNA contains:
- a CDS encoding Arc family DNA-binding protein, with protein MTTIQRRNEGDVAATSLRLPRAVRDEVKIQAIRAGRSFNTHVVMILQRALEDSDAQT; from the coding sequence ATGACCACGATCCAACGGCGAAATGAGGGAGATGTGGCTGCGACGTCACTACGTCTTCCCCGCGCTGTGCGCGATGAGGTGAAGATCCAGGCGATCAGGGCCGGGCGTTCATTCAACACCCATGTCGTGATGATCCTGCAGCGGGCGCTGGAAGATTCTGATGCCCAAACCTGA
- a CDS encoding Arc family DNA-binding protein, producing MVQDSPSRKMDQFIVRLPDGMRDRIKAAAETNNRSMNAEIVAALEAAYPAPPTENFAIWLSLEKERIKTVLEADELWHLAQDAKDSPDYFDMTQRVFQIHKKIDALRDRQAEILDPEMVALLERLYKAGTLEKLIEQASPIID from the coding sequence ATGGTGCAAGACTCCCCGAGCCGGAAGATGGATCAGTTCATCGTCCGTCTGCCGGACGGCATGCGCGACCGGATCAAGGCTGCCGCGGAGACGAACAACCGCAGCATGAATGCCGAGATCGTTGCCGCGCTTGAAGCGGCATATCCGGCCCCGCCTACAGAGAACTTTGCTATCTGGCTTAGCCTTGAGAAAGAAAGAATAAAAACGGTCCTAGAGGCGGATGAGCTCTGGCATCTAGCTCAAGACGCCAAGGATTCCCCAGACTACTTCGACATGACTCAGCGCGTGTTTCAAATCCACAAGAAAATTGATGCATTGAGAGATCGTCAAGCAGAGATTCTTGACCCCGAAATGGTGGCATTACTTGAGAGATTGTACAAAGCTGGCACCCTGGAAAAGCTGATCGAACAAGCATCGCCCATCATAGACTGA